In Massilia antarctica, the following are encoded in one genomic region:
- a CDS encoding TonB-dependent receptor, with protein sequence MKQKKLSWLIASLFALPLAAADAHTQADEVQQVTVSGIRSSVRNALAVKEASDSMVEVIASEDIGKLPDTTIAESLARLPGLSSGMDRGNASQVVARGLGPRFIDATLNGRELATSEPDRSVRFEQFPSESLSGATVYKTQSADLVEGGVATMIDLKTVQPLKYSGRQASLRADALYYALGRDIPGAKKTAPRVGGIYLDQFFDKSLGVALAFSYQDQPSLQKNKDHWGFNEAHSGDIDGDGKTDKTPWGFQDKVLRGSDERSSVLGKVEWKNGESLVTADAYYALARIREPGLQHWTGDIGNWDNGQKSRYSKLDIRDGYVTGATVADTGFSNHDSLWVQDTGTLVLGVDGKTTAGAWKLEADLSTSRAERDSQWRDLRQFSRGTGTVSWAFTGNERQDFSLGQDSGNPAGFWGPTMHIDTDGHLKDELGALHLNAARDTDLGAVKRLKFGARATHREKSYGQTTWEVAPLAAIPDADYDTVNVAGMAPYIALRDFGASTAAAFGPGAFDPAGRPRSQNDLLSGWKVRERGAALYGQADLDGTLFGKTLRGNAGLRVVHTRQTGEGMQARGGAAPTAVSDGTSYTEVLPSVNLIVNLDEKQERQLRLSLARAMSRAPLDEMGASRNLNVDANPTQPLTGSAGNPQLKPMLADQIDLAYQWYFDKGALLSAGLFYKDISRYIGITSERTTLDARSALVTRSLNGEGGNIRGVELVYQQSFANGLGVSSNYAYTASNIHENIPAGKPFPIEGLMKHNGGLTVWYENAGYEARMSANYHSAFVRNPTWGAGQLVDNSAETYAALSFARHLTSKLQLRFGVDNLSNQKVVYTSANNPYEQEVTEFGRRFNLGISYKL encoded by the coding sequence ATGAAACAGAAGAAACTCAGTTGGCTGATCGCGAGCCTGTTCGCCTTGCCGCTCGCTGCGGCCGACGCCCACACCCAAGCCGACGAGGTGCAGCAAGTGACCGTGTCCGGCATCCGTTCCTCGGTGCGCAATGCGCTGGCGGTCAAGGAAGCGTCGGACAGCATGGTCGAAGTGATCGCCTCCGAAGACATCGGCAAGCTGCCCGACACCACCATCGCCGAATCCCTGGCGCGCTTGCCCGGCCTGTCGTCCGGCATGGATCGCGGCAATGCCAGCCAGGTGGTGGCGCGCGGCCTGGGCCCGCGCTTCATCGACGCCACCCTGAACGGGCGCGAACTGGCCACGTCGGAGCCGGATCGTTCGGTGCGTTTCGAGCAGTTTCCATCCGAGTCGCTCAGCGGCGCCACCGTCTACAAGACCCAGTCGGCCGACCTGGTGGAAGGCGGCGTGGCCACCATGATCGACCTGAAAACCGTGCAGCCGCTCAAATACAGCGGCCGCCAGGCCTCGCTGCGCGCCGATGCGCTGTATTACGCGCTGGGGCGCGATATCCCGGGCGCGAAGAAAACCGCGCCGCGCGTGGGTGGCATCTACCTCGACCAGTTCTTCGACAAGTCGCTTGGCGTGGCGCTCGCGTTCAGCTACCAGGACCAGCCCTCGCTGCAAAAGAACAAGGATCACTGGGGCTTCAACGAAGCGCATTCGGGCGACATCGATGGCGATGGCAAGACCGACAAGACGCCGTGGGGCTTCCAGGACAAGGTCTTGCGCGGCAGCGACGAGCGCTCCAGCGTGCTCGGGAAAGTCGAATGGAAGAATGGCGAGAGCCTCGTTACCGCCGACGCCTACTACGCGCTGGCCAGGATCCGCGAACCGGGCCTGCAGCACTGGACCGGCGACATCGGCAACTGGGACAACGGCCAGAAGTCGCGCTACAGCAAGCTCGATATCCGCGACGGCTACGTGACCGGCGCCACTGTGGCCGATACGGGCTTTAGCAACCACGATTCGCTCTGGGTGCAGGACACCGGCACCCTGGTGCTGGGCGTGGACGGCAAAACCACGGCCGGTGCATGGAAGCTCGAAGCGGACCTGTCGACCTCGCGCGCGGAACGCGACAGCCAGTGGCGCGACCTGCGCCAGTTCAGCCGCGGCACGGGCACCGTCAGCTGGGCCTTCACCGGCAACGAGCGGCAAGACTTCTCGCTCGGCCAGGACAGCGGCAACCCCGCCGGTTTCTGGGGGCCGACGATGCACATCGATACCGACGGCCACCTCAAGGATGAACTGGGCGCGCTGCACCTGAACGCGGCGCGCGACACCGACCTCGGAGCCGTCAAGCGCCTCAAGTTCGGCGCGCGCGCCACCCACCGGGAAAAATCGTACGGCCAGACCACCTGGGAAGTCGCACCGCTGGCGGCCATTCCCGATGCCGACTACGACACCGTCAACGTGGCCGGCATGGCGCCCTACATCGCGCTGCGCGACTTCGGCGCCAGCACCGCGGCCGCATTCGGCCCGGGCGCTTTCGATCCCGCCGGTCGCCCGCGCAGCCAGAACGACTTGCTGTCGGGCTGGAAGGTGCGCGAGCGCGGCGCCGCGCTGTACGGCCAGGCCGACCTCGATGGCACCTTGTTCGGCAAAACCTTGCGTGGCAACGCCGGCCTGCGCGTGGTTCACACCAGACAGACCGGCGAGGGCATGCAGGCGCGGGGCGGCGCGGCGCCGACGGCGGTCAGCGATGGCACCTCGTACACTGAAGTGCTGCCGAGCGTGAACCTGATTGTCAATCTGGACGAGAAGCAGGAACGCCAGCTGCGTTTGAGCCTCGCGCGTGCCATGTCGCGCGCGCCGCTCGACGAAATGGGCGCCTCGCGCAATCTGAACGTGGACGCCAATCCGACCCAGCCGCTCACCGGCAGCGCCGGCAATCCGCAGTTGAAACCCATGCTGGCCGACCAGATCGACCTGGCGTACCAGTGGTACTTCGACAAAGGTGCGCTGCTGTCGGCGGGCCTGTTCTACAAGGATATCAGCCGCTACATCGGCATTACCAGCGAGCGCACCACCCTGGACGCGCGCAGCGCGCTGGTGACCCGCTCGCTCAACGGCGAGGGCGGCAATATCCGCGGGGTCGAGCTGGTGTATCAGCAATCGTTCGCCAACGGCCTTGGCGTGTCCAGCAACTACGCCTACACGGCCAGTAACATCCACGAAAATATCCCGGCCGGCAAACCGTTCCCCATCGAAGGGCTGATGAAACACAATGGCGGCCTGACAGTGTGGTACGAAAATGCCGGCTATGAAGCGCGCATGTCGGCCAACTACCACAGCGCCTTTGTGCGCAACCCGACCTGGGGCGCGGGCCAACTGGTCGACAACAGTGCGGAAACCTATGCCGCGCTATCGTTCGCCAGGCACCTGACCTCGAAACTTCAGCTGCGTTTTGGTGTCGATAACCTGAGCAACCAAAAAGTCGTCTACACCAGCGCGAACAATCCGTACGAGCAGGAAGTGACCGAATTCGGACGGCGCTTCAATCTCGGCATATCGTACAAACTATGA